In Bifidobacterium sp. ESL0775, the following are encoded in one genomic region:
- the htpX gene encoding zinc metalloprotease HtpX: MDGKIKVHGHLNGLKTTLLFGVMWAIIMLIWWLTGASRDTLVYYIFIGLASTFISYWFSDRISIASMGARQVSEAEAPELYRIVRELSARAGKPMPRIYIAPTMSPNAFATGRNERHAAVCCTQGILQILNERELRGVLGHELMHVYNHDILTSAVASAMATVVTYLGYMLMFFGRGRDNDDRDSGIFGLLGVVLSSILAPIGASLIQLAISRTREYDADEDGSKLTGDPAALASALSKITSGAQANPMPQTAGTQSAAAMMIANPFSEEGFSRLFSTHPPTQDRINRLMQMAQEMQGVSAGPNRGQRWNRLGSDNEAQVAY, from the coding sequence ATGGACGGCAAGATTAAAGTGCATGGCCATTTGAACGGCCTCAAGACCACACTGCTTTTCGGCGTGATGTGGGCCATCATCATGCTCATTTGGTGGCTCACCGGCGCCAGCCGCGACACGCTTGTCTACTACATTTTCATCGGCCTCGCCTCGACGTTCATCTCCTACTGGTTCTCCGACCGCATCTCCATCGCCTCGATGGGCGCACGTCAGGTCTCTGAAGCTGAAGCGCCCGAGCTCTACCGTATCGTCCGCGAACTTTCCGCACGCGCCGGCAAGCCGATGCCGCGCATCTACATCGCGCCGACCATGAGCCCGAATGCGTTCGCCACCGGCCGCAACGAGCGTCACGCCGCCGTGTGCTGCACGCAAGGCATCCTGCAGATTTTGAACGAGCGCGAGCTGCGTGGGGTGCTCGGCCACGAACTGATGCACGTCTACAATCACGACATCCTCACTTCGGCGGTTGCCAGCGCGATGGCGACGGTGGTCACCTATCTTGGCTATATGCTGATGTTCTTTGGCAGAGGGCGCGACAATGATGATCGAGATTCCGGAATTTTCGGGCTGCTCGGCGTGGTCCTGAGCTCGATTCTCGCTCCGATCGGCGCCTCGCTGATCCAGTTGGCCATTTCCCGCACCCGCGAATACGACGCGGACGAGGACGGCAGCAAGCTCACCGGCGACCCGGCCGCGCTCGCCTCGGCGTTGAGCAAGATCACGTCTGGCGCGCAGGCCAATCCGATGCCGCAGACCGCCGGCACCCAGTCCGCCGCCGCGATGATGATCGCGAACCCCTTCTCCGAAGAGGGTTTCAGCCGTCTCTTTTCCACGCATCCGCCGACACAGGATCGTATCAACCGCCTGATGCAAATGGCTCAGGAGATGCAAGGCGTCTCCGCCGGCCCGAACCGAGGCCAGCGCTGGAACCGTTTAGGATCCGACAACGAAGCGCAGGTAGCATACTAA
- the fbaA gene encoding class II fructose-bisphosphate aldolase, with protein sequence MTIATPERYREMLETARHNGYAYPAINVTSTQTLNAALQGFAEAESDGIIQVSVGGASYFSGQRVDDRVTGSLAFAAFAREVAEKYPNISIALHTDHCAKPYLDGWVRPLLAREADEVAHGKEPMFQSHMWDGSTVPLKENLDIAEGLLDLSAKAHTVLEIEIGAVGGEEDGHRADIDEKLYSTPADGIEVARRLGLGERGTYMAAFTFGNVHGAYKPGVVKLRPELLGEIQRAVASAAKTGQLEAKSESRANDDLGSSATGVSAASSSHGHIYTDYELHDNKPFMLVFHGGSGSSKGDITAAVHYGVVKMNIDTDTQYAFTRAVAGHMFEHYDSVLKVDGEVGEKRYYDPRSWGRTAEDAMAKRVVEACVELGSAGKALK encoded by the coding sequence ATGACCATTGCAACTCCTGAACGATACCGTGAAATGCTGGAAACCGCGCGGCACAACGGCTACGCCTATCCCGCAATCAACGTGACCAGCACCCAGACGCTTAACGCGGCGTTGCAAGGGTTCGCCGAGGCTGAATCGGACGGGATCATTCAGGTTTCCGTGGGAGGCGCGTCCTATTTTTCCGGGCAGCGCGTCGACGACCGCGTCACCGGCTCGTTGGCTTTCGCGGCGTTCGCCCGTGAGGTGGCCGAGAAATACCCCAACATCTCCATCGCGCTGCATACCGATCATTGCGCCAAACCGTATCTTGACGGCTGGGTGCGGCCGTTGCTCGCGCGCGAGGCCGACGAGGTGGCGCACGGCAAAGAGCCGATGTTCCAGTCGCACATGTGGGACGGATCGACGGTCCCGCTGAAGGAAAACCTTGATATTGCCGAGGGCTTGCTTGACCTCTCCGCGAAAGCCCATACCGTCCTTGAAATCGAGATTGGCGCGGTCGGCGGCGAGGAGGATGGCCATCGAGCCGACATCGACGAGAAGCTGTATTCCACGCCGGCTGACGGCATCGAGGTTGCGCGGCGGCTTGGGCTGGGGGAGCGCGGCACGTATATGGCGGCGTTCACCTTCGGCAACGTTCACGGCGCCTATAAGCCCGGTGTGGTCAAGTTGCGCCCGGAGTTGCTCGGTGAGATCCAGCGCGCGGTCGCGTCGGCCGCGAAAACAGGCCAATTGGAAGCCAAATCCGAAAGCCGCGCCAACGATGATCTAGGTTCGTCCGCGACCGGGGTTTCCGCCGCCTCGTCATCACACGGGCATATCTACACCGATTACGAATTGCATGACAACAAGCCGTTCATGCTCGTCTTCCACGGAGGTTCCGGGTCGTCGAAGGGCGACATCACGGCCGCGGTGCATTATGGCGTGGTCAAGATGAACATTGACACCGATACCCAGTACGCCTTCACCCGCGCGGTCGCCGGCCACATGTTCGAGCATTACGATTCCGTGCTCAAGGTTGACGGCGAGGTGGGCGAGAAGCGCTACTACGACCCGCGTTCCTGGGGCCGCACGGCCGAGGACGCGATGGCCAAGCGCGTGGTCGAGGCCTGCGTCGAGCTGGGTTCGGCGGGCAAAGCGCTCAAATAG
- a CDS encoding LacI family DNA-binding transcriptional regulator translates to MTKTTDNAQQATSHASSAGTPGKNVTIRDVAKAAGVAPSTVSRAFARPGRVNEATAERIYTIADEIGYRATAIRAHTDGEHLNGMLGIVVADLSNPVFAEYTRAAQHECLSNGFGLLVLDSEENAIIERTSIHTAIQHIDGLILASSRLSDAGIRKLAQTKPLVTLNRSIRGIQSVIGDVQDGLSKAVEHLVSLGHRNFTYLSGPESSWQDGVRWRTLSSICSRQHLKLRRIPSNAPTFSGGFCTGEPFLNNPTDAVIAYNDIMAIGFIAALHSRNINVPGEVSVVGIDDVQFSSLVSPALSTVRLPRKELGTKAVDEVLGLIHHTKPANDRKPIMLESSYVVRASTGKANPSLVSAIHV, encoded by the coding sequence ATGACGAAAACAACAGATAACGCACAGCAGGCCACAAGCCACGCCAGCAGCGCCGGCACGCCCGGGAAAAACGTCACGATCAGGGATGTCGCCAAAGCGGCGGGCGTCGCTCCTTCCACCGTCTCAAGGGCGTTCGCGAGGCCCGGCAGGGTCAACGAGGCCACCGCCGAGCGCATCTACACCATCGCCGACGAGATCGGCTACCGGGCCACGGCCATCCGGGCTCATACGGACGGCGAGCACTTGAACGGCATGCTCGGCATCGTGGTGGCGGACCTGAGCAACCCGGTCTTCGCCGAATACACCCGAGCCGCACAGCACGAATGCCTTTCCAACGGCTTCGGCCTGCTGGTGCTCGACTCGGAGGAGAACGCGATCATCGAACGCACCTCCATCCACACCGCCATTCAACACATTGACGGCCTCATCTTGGCGTCCTCGCGCCTTTCCGACGCTGGCATACGCAAGCTCGCCCAAACCAAGCCGCTGGTGACGTTGAACCGTTCCATCCGCGGCATCCAGTCGGTCATCGGCGACGTGCAGGACGGGTTGAGCAAGGCCGTCGAGCACCTCGTCTCGCTCGGCCACCGCAATTTCACGTACCTGAGCGGGCCGGAATCCTCGTGGCAGGACGGGGTGCGCTGGCGGACGCTTTCGTCGATCTGCTCGCGCCAGCACTTGAAACTGCGTCGCATCCCCTCGAACGCGCCGACGTTCAGCGGCGGGTTCTGCACCGGCGAGCCGTTCCTCAACAACCCGACGGACGCGGTCATCGCTTACAACGACATCATGGCCATCGGCTTCATCGCGGCCCTGCATTCCCGGAATATCAACGTTCCCGGGGAGGTCTCGGTGGTCGGCATCGACGACGTGCAATTCAGCTCGCTCGTCTCCCCCGCGCTTTCGACCGTCCGCCTGCCCCGAAAGGAGTTGGGCACGAAGGCCGTGGACGAGGTGCTGGGCCTCATCCACCACACCAAGCCGGCCAACGACCGGAAGCCGATCATGCTGGAATCCTCGTATGTCGTGCGCGCCAGCACGGGCAAAGCCAACCCTTCGCTGGTCTCCGCGATCCATGTCTGA
- a CDS encoding ABC transporter permease has protein sequence MQNDTKTRNKRQSWWRKALPPTATIGAVLVVWQVAASAHLVSETTLASPVAIVSSMIATWPDLMAATAVTTGEALTGFVIAVITGIAIGIGLYASKTANRAIYPLLVAAQTIPIITIAPLFMIWFGFNPAGKITLVAIFGLFSIAVDTSRGLAAVPSFYQDVALTCGATKPWTLFHVKLRVAARQIFSGIRISAAYVFGTAVTAEYLGATNGLGVWLQGAFNSFQTAMIFSAAIVVVTLTGILLGLVSLTERLLLGPADEDDAISLDDSEL, from the coding sequence ATGCAAAACGATACGAAAACGCGAAACAAGCGCCAAAGCTGGTGGCGCAAAGCGTTGCCGCCGACCGCCACCATCGGAGCCGTGTTGGTTGTCTGGCAAGTGGCGGCGAGCGCACACCTCGTTTCCGAAACCACGCTCGCCTCCCCCGTTGCCATCGTCTCGTCGATGATCGCCACTTGGCCCGATCTGATGGCGGCAACAGCCGTGACCACCGGTGAGGCGTTGACCGGATTCGTTATTGCGGTCATCACCGGCATCGCCATCGGTATCGGCCTTTACGCCTCGAAAACGGCCAACCGCGCCATCTACCCGCTGCTGGTGGCCGCGCAAACCATCCCCATCATCACCATCGCGCCGCTGTTCATGATCTGGTTCGGCTTCAACCCGGCCGGCAAGATCACGCTCGTGGCCATTTTCGGCCTCTTCTCCATCGCCGTCGACACCTCACGCGGCCTCGCCGCTGTACCAAGTTTCTATCAGGATGTGGCACTGACCTGCGGGGCGACAAAGCCATGGACGTTGTTCCACGTGAAACTTCGCGTTGCCGCCCGTCAGATCTTTTCCGGCATCCGCATCAGTGCCGCCTACGTCTTCGGCACGGCCGTTACCGCGGAATATCTCGGCGCCACCAACGGCCTCGGCGTCTGGTTGCAGGGCGCATTCAATTCCTTCCAGACGGCGATGATCTTCTCCGCCGCCATCGTCGTGGTCACGCTGACCGGAATTCTCCTGGGACTCGTCTCACTGACCGAACGCCTGCTGCTCGGCCCTGCCGACGAGGACGATGCGATATCGCTGGATGACAGTGAACTCTGA
- the uxaC gene encoding glucuronate isomerase translates to MKGKADKSEPVLSPDRLLPAEGLPLRVARELYESVKDLPIISPHGHIPVEWFAQDKHFANPTDLFITPDHYVTRVLHAQGVSLSELGVGQRDFTDKQARDAFLLLGQHWFAFAGTPMRYWFEDSLVRVFGIEETFGPETAGKIYDELNEMLKAPEFSTRALANRFNMDFVSTTDDPVSDLKLHDKVNADPGFKPFVAPAFRPDKYLEPGRADWPQSVRALGESAGIDASTYVGFTEAMRRRRWYFKDHGAVLSDHSHADLRSGRLSDKEARLLFANAYAGHIDADDAARLRAHLFNDQARLAQEDGLVMTVHPSIARNYDAASYANYGADIGDDIPQRAEFVEALRPLLNEYGNNRDFHFVAFTTDETVYSRELAPLAGFYPSFYIGAPWWFIDSPDAISRYFSAVVPYAGFTKLSGFIDDTRAICSIPSRHDMNRRITASYVASLVCDRRISMDEGLSIVRYEVVTQPKRVFKIGQAQL, encoded by the coding sequence ATGAAGGGCAAGGCAGATAAATCTGAACCTGTGCTGTCACCAGATCGTTTGTTACCGGCTGAAGGGCTGCCATTGCGTGTGGCGCGGGAGCTTTATGAATCGGTCAAGGATTTGCCCATCATCTCGCCGCACGGCCATATTCCCGTCGAGTGGTTCGCGCAGGACAAGCATTTCGCCAATCCCACCGACCTGTTCATCACGCCGGACCATTACGTCACCCGTGTATTGCACGCCCAAGGGGTTTCGCTGAGCGAGCTCGGCGTCGGCCAGCGCGATTTCACCGACAAGCAGGCGCGGGACGCCTTCCTCCTTCTGGGCCAGCATTGGTTCGCTTTCGCCGGCACGCCCATGCGTTATTGGTTCGAGGACTCGTTGGTCCGGGTTTTCGGCATTGAGGAGACGTTCGGCCCGGAAACGGCGGGCAAGATCTACGACGAGCTCAACGAGATGCTTAAGGCTCCGGAATTCAGCACCAGGGCGCTCGCCAACCGCTTCAATATGGACTTCGTGTCCACCACCGACGACCCAGTCAGCGACCTGAAATTGCATGACAAAGTCAATGCCGATCCGGGATTCAAGCCGTTCGTGGCCCCGGCGTTCCGGCCGGATAAATATCTTGAGCCGGGCCGCGCCGATTGGCCGCAATCGGTGCGGGCTTTGGGCGAGAGCGCCGGCATCGACGCTTCCACGTACGTTGGATTCACCGAGGCCATGCGCCGCAGGAGGTGGTATTTCAAGGACCACGGGGCGGTCTTAAGCGACCACTCCCACGCGGATCTGCGTTCCGGCAGGTTGTCCGACAAGGAGGCCCGCCTGCTGTTCGCCAACGCTTATGCCGGCCATATCGACGCGGATGACGCGGCCCGTCTGCGCGCCCATCTGTTCAACGACCAGGCCAGGCTCGCCCAGGAGGACGGTTTGGTGATGACGGTGCATCCCTCCATCGCCCGCAATTACGATGCCGCCTCCTACGCGAACTATGGCGCGGATATCGGCGACGACATTCCCCAGCGCGCCGAATTCGTGGAGGCGTTGCGCCCGTTGCTGAACGAGTATGGCAACAACCGCGATTTCCATTTCGTCGCCTTCACCACCGACGAGACGGTGTATTCCCGCGAGCTGGCGCCGCTCGCCGGTTTCTATCCTTCGTTCTATATCGGTGCCCCATGGTGGTTCATCGATTCGCCCGACGCGATCTCGCGGTATTTCAGCGCCGTCGTCCCCTACGCCGGGTTCACCAAGCTTTCCGGGTTCATCGATGACACCCGCGCGATCTGCTCGATTCCCTCGCGTCACGACATGAACCGCAGGATCACGGCGAGCTATGTCGCCTCCCTGGTCTGCGATCGCCGCATCTCCATGGACGAAGGACTTTCGATTGTCCGCTACGAGGTTGTCACGCAGCCGAAACGGGTGTTCAAAATTGGTCAGGCGCAGCTATAG
- a CDS encoding DUF2264 domain-containing protein produces METKPFNENVAANPLRTKADCEQALVDILAPAMRLVESGGRYGRFRMSDSGAVYSQDRTSIEGFCRLLWGLGPLFANRSNIRRFPHWWRLSCAGIIHGTTPDDPDFWGDPLDDYDQLFVEMGAITAFLFETRRDFWDHLSRTQQGNILVWLDQINHHVLPKTNWLWFRQMVNTWFVHTGHPEYDALVQADFDITASHYLGHGWSYDGYADQIDNYIPFAYQFFTLMNAGLAERDNRSQSGASDRAKSSKPEPTATNADASSKTANETDAEILNQTSPANASDAETKRYTLLKQRATSFVPSYANWFAADGACLPFGRSLDYRFAQAAFWAAAAFAGIDLPGGWTLGDVKHLLLGNLRWWFRQNIFQSDGLIPIGYAYPNMNMAEGYNGPASAYWALKTFIFLCIPESSLFWTTRESEDFKFEALKLQPEPRMLVAHSRNGFEVQAFTAGQHAPEHNHTDAKYEKYVYSTTFGFSTPKSATVLKQLACDNTLAVSESEYHWRTAFGYADYAVHGDYVYSRWEPWNDVTIRNFIVPLMPWHIRVHVIDSARALHLAEGGFAMPDFGEELAAPNINAVGDLAATAAQHSADGSFASGWEGSGGNGHDNSANERTPEATATFGNPEQAIFYRTKIGLTGLIAAKGFSLELSTPEPNTNLLYPKTRIPMQMRVIEPGHYIFVSAYLGDRELESVGEDGSIAMPSATLAGHELRIDYRGRTKMVKLAELDDQ; encoded by the coding sequence ATGGAAACAAAGCCGTTCAATGAAAACGTCGCCGCCAACCCGCTGCGCACGAAAGCCGATTGCGAACAGGCGCTGGTCGACATCCTCGCGCCGGCGATGAGGCTTGTCGAGAGCGGCGGCCGTTACGGACGCTTCCGCATGAGTGACAGCGGGGCCGTCTACAGTCAGGACCGCACCTCGATCGAAGGCTTCTGCCGACTGCTCTGGGGGCTCGGGCCGCTCTTCGCCAATCGCAGCAACATCCGTCGTTTCCCGCACTGGTGGCGGCTTTCGTGCGCCGGCATCATCCACGGCACCACACCCGACGACCCCGATTTCTGGGGCGATCCGCTGGATGACTACGACCAACTGTTCGTGGAAATGGGCGCGATCACGGCGTTCCTTTTCGAAACCAGACGTGATTTCTGGGACCATTTGAGCCGCACGCAACAAGGTAACATCTTGGTCTGGCTCGACCAGATCAACCACCATGTACTGCCGAAAACCAACTGGCTCTGGTTCCGGCAGATGGTCAACACCTGGTTCGTTCACACCGGACATCCCGAATACGACGCATTGGTACAGGCTGATTTCGACATCACCGCCTCGCATTATCTCGGACACGGCTGGTCGTACGACGGCTATGCCGACCAAATCGACAACTACATTCCGTTCGCCTATCAGTTCTTCACGCTGATGAACGCAGGACTCGCCGAACGGGACAATCGCAGCCAATCTGGCGCTTCCGATCGCGCCAAGTCCAGCAAACCAGAACCGACTGCAACGAATGCCGACGCGTCTTCCAAAACCGCCAACGAAACAGATGCCGAAATTCTCAATCAGACAAGCCCCGCCAACGCAAGCGACGCCGAAACGAAACGCTATACGCTGCTCAAGCAACGCGCGACGTCCTTCGTGCCAAGCTACGCCAACTGGTTCGCGGCCGACGGGGCTTGCCTGCCGTTCGGGAGGAGCTTGGACTACCGGTTCGCGCAGGCCGCGTTCTGGGCGGCGGCGGCCTTTGCCGGAATCGACCTGCCTGGCGGATGGACGCTTGGGGACGTCAAACATCTGCTGCTGGGCAATTTGCGCTGGTGGTTCCGCCAGAATATTTTTCAGTCTGATGGACTAATTCCTATCGGTTACGCCTATCCGAACATGAACATGGCGGAAGGCTACAACGGGCCCGCCTCCGCCTACTGGGCGCTCAAAACGTTCATTTTCCTGTGCATTCCCGAATCCAGCCTCTTCTGGACCACGCGCGAAAGCGAGGACTTCAAGTTCGAGGCGTTGAAGCTCCAGCCCGAACCACGCATGCTGGTGGCGCACAGCCGCAACGGCTTTGAGGTGCAGGCGTTCACCGCCGGACAGCACGCGCCGGAACACAACCACACCGACGCGAAATACGAGAAATACGTCTATTCCACGACCTTCGGCTTCTCGACGCCGAAATCCGCAACCGTTCTGAAACAGCTCGCCTGCGACAACACCCTGGCGGTTTCCGAATCCGAATACCATTGGCGCACGGCCTTCGGCTACGCCGATTACGCGGTGCACGGGGACTACGTCTACTCGCGCTGGGAGCCGTGGAACGACGTCACCATCCGCAACTTCATCGTGCCGCTGATGCCGTGGCACATCCGCGTGCACGTCATCGATTCGGCGCGCGCATTGCATCTGGCCGAAGGCGGTTTTGCGATGCCGGACTTCGGGGAGGAACTGGCCGCGCCCAACATCAACGCGGTCGGAGATCTTGCGGCGACGGCGGCACAGCACTCCGCCGATGGCTCGTTCGCCTCCGGCTGGGAAGGAAGTGGTGGTAACGGACATGACAATTCAGCGAATGAGCGGACGCCGGAAGCAACAGCGACCTTCGGCAACCCAGAACAGGCCATTTTCTACCGCACCAAGATAGGACTCACCGGTCTGATCGCCGCAAAAGGATTTTCTTTAGAACTGTCCACTCCCGAGCCGAACACCAACCTGCTCTACCCCAAGACACGGATTCCAATGCAAATGCGCGTTATCGAACCCGGCCACTATATATTCGTTTCCGCATATCTCGGCGACCGCGAGCTGGAAAGCGTGGGCGAGGACGGATCGATTGCGATGCCGAGCGCGACTCTGGCCGGCCACGAGTTGCGTATTGACTATAGAGGCAGGACCAAAATGGTGAAGCTGGCAGAACTGGACGACCAATGA
- a CDS encoding ABC transporter substrate-binding protein, with amino-acid sequence MVGIKTQFSRIFKGNERFSSSRNDTRTNFNGYHKTLRKAAAVIGTAALGLSLAACGNSSNSGSAAGPNGKPTLTFMLDWTPNTNHVGLYVAQQLGYFKDAGVNVKILPTTQAGAETSVENGVANIGFSKLTDLANADAHGADLKLVFDLTQKPIARWCSLKSRADIKTPKDFAGKIFVTFGSAEQSASVRQMIRYAGGDGDFKTATAGTNTFRTLTSGKGDFAGFYANWEEVESQLNGPALNCFAADKWGVPGNPDQLGFAVKNSWLKNPQNVANLKKFLKAARRGYDYALVNPDKAADILVAQTKTSHLDPKLARASMEKVVKEGYWSGNGMNDETTNGKTDQKLTATVNTEDGQKYLDFQYNAGTYTDSHKKKLARAPQAAELSTNKYVE; translated from the coding sequence ATGGTGGGTATTAAGACACAGTTTTCGCGGATTTTCAAGGGCAACGAACGATTCAGCAGTTCCCGAAACGATACAAGAACCAATTTCAACGGTTATCACAAAACGCTACGCAAGGCCGCAGCAGTTATCGGCACCGCAGCACTCGGACTTTCGCTGGCCGCGTGCGGAAATAGTTCCAATAGCGGCAGCGCGGCAGGACCCAACGGCAAACCGACGCTGACCTTCATGCTCGACTGGACGCCGAACACCAACCATGTCGGCCTGTACGTCGCCCAGCAGCTTGGCTATTTCAAGGATGCCGGCGTCAATGTGAAGATCCTGCCGACCACCCAGGCCGGCGCTGAAACGAGCGTCGAAAACGGCGTGGCCAATATCGGATTCTCGAAACTCACCGATCTCGCCAACGCCGACGCGCATGGAGCCGATTTGAAGCTCGTCTTCGATCTGACGCAAAAGCCCATCGCACGCTGGTGCAGCTTGAAGAGCCGCGCTGACATCAAAACGCCCAAGGATTTCGCGGGCAAAATCTTCGTCACCTTCGGCTCGGCCGAGCAGAGCGCTTCGGTGCGTCAGATGATCCGTTACGCCGGCGGCGACGGTGATTTCAAAACCGCGACGGCCGGCACCAACACCTTCCGCACACTGACCAGCGGCAAAGGCGATTTTGCAGGGTTCTACGCCAATTGGGAAGAGGTCGAATCGCAGCTCAACGGACCAGCGCTCAACTGCTTCGCTGCTGACAAGTGGGGCGTGCCCGGCAATCCCGACCAGCTCGGTTTCGCGGTGAAGAACTCGTGGCTCAAGAATCCGCAGAACGTCGCCAATCTGAAGAAGTTCCTCAAGGCCGCACGCCGAGGATACGACTACGCGTTGGTCAATCCCGACAAGGCCGCCGACATCCTCGTGGCGCAGACCAAGACCTCACACCTCGACCCAAAGCTCGCCCGCGCCTCGATGGAAAAAGTCGTCAAAGAAGGTTACTGGAGCGGCAACGGCATGAACGACGAGACGACCAACGGCAAGACCGACCAGAAGCTCACGGCCACCGTCAACACCGAAGACGGCCAGAAGTACCTCGACTTCCAATACAACGCCGGTACCTACACCGATTCGCACAAGAAAAAGCTCGCCCGCGCGCCCCAGGCCGCCGAGCTTTCGACCAACAAGTATGTGGAATAG
- the rhuM gene encoding RhuM family protein has protein sequence MDNDMMKQPQGEIVLYQQDDRNVPVQVVYRDETFWMAQKNIAELFGVKIPIISKHLANIYSEGELEEKATVSKMETVQNEGGRTVRREIAFYNLDAIIAVGYRVNSKRATVLLMGMVMCKKSGGGRNRTVHLRLAAGSTIELIPQFAHRRSSFLPKPTLSA, from the coding sequence ATGGATAATGACATGATGAAACAGCCTCAGGGCGAAATAGTTTTATATCAGCAAGATGACCGAAATGTTCCGGTTCAGGTGGTGTATCGGGACGAGACATTCTGGATGGCGCAGAAGAATATCGCTGAGTTATTTGGTGTCAAAATACCAATTATCTCCAAACATCTGGCGAATATATATTCAGAGGGTGAACTTGAGGAAAAGGCAACTGTTTCCAAAATGGAAACAGTCCAAAACGAAGGCGGCAGAACGGTTCGCAGGGAAATCGCCTTCTACAATCTCGACGCGATTATCGCCGTCGGCTACCGTGTGAACAGCAAACGGGCCACAGTTCTATTGATGGGAATGGTCATGTGCAAGAAAAGTGGAGGAGGCAGGAATCGAACCGTGCATCTCCGCCTTGCGGCGGGCTCTACCATTGAGCTAATCCCCCAATTCGCACACCGGCGAAGTTCGTTTTTGCCGAAGCCGACGCTGAGCGCTTAA
- a CDS encoding FAD-dependent oxidoreductase has protein sequence MSENNNTLRIAVVGAGPAGVYSSDIFLRELKKKGESLGLPTNARIDLFEKLPVPFGLVRYGVAPDHPAIKFIADALEKTLDNPDIHLYCDVEFGKDVTLDDLLPRYDAVLFATGAVADRPLTIPGSDLDGVYGAARFVEWYDGYPTGARTWPLDAETVAVIGGGNVAMDVSRELMRNADDLKARTDIPDNVYEGIKTNKARELHLFIRRGVAQAKFSVQELRELEKLPGVQIIINEDDFDLDDATVEQAGKDKLTRQMVEELYAIRDMAEDMEDDGGVDFEGNPAPKKYYLHFNSAPAEVLGEDGKVVGLHVERTETGADGVMRHTGEFTDYPVEAVYHAIGYKPASVPGVAYDEQRSVLANEEGRILAEPAFTAETGKSTVRPRLYATGWAKRGPVGLIGSTKSDALLIVGNMLDDLSKAEDVDGSGKGCIAADRDPESIDRLLALRGVKPIDFAGWKKVDTYERAEGAKEGREHKKVIDPDQMRSLALG, from the coding sequence ATGAGCGAAAATAACAACACACTCCGCATCGCCGTCGTCGGTGCCGGCCCTGCGGGCGTTTATTCATCCGACATTTTCCTGCGCGAACTGAAGAAGAAGGGCGAATCGCTTGGCCTGCCGACCAACGCGCGTATCGACCTCTTCGAGAAGCTGCCGGTGCCGTTCGGCCTCGTGCGTTACGGCGTTGCGCCAGATCACCCGGCCATCAAGTTCATCGCCGACGCGTTGGAGAAGACGCTGGATAATCCTGATATTCATTTGTATTGCGATGTGGAATTTGGGAAGGATGTCACGCTCGATGACCTGCTGCCGCGCTATGACGCGGTGCTGTTCGCCACCGGTGCGGTGGCTGATCGTCCGCTGACCATCCCTGGTTCTGACCTTGACGGCGTGTATGGCGCTGCGCGATTCGTGGAGTGGTACGACGGCTATCCGACCGGCGCACGCACGTGGCCGCTTGACGCCGAAACCGTCGCTGTGATTGGCGGTGGGAACGTCGCGATGGACGTTTCGCGCGAGTTGATGCGCAACGCCGACGACCTCAAGGCTCGCACCGATATTCCCGACAATGTCTACGAAGGCATCAAAACCAACAAGGCTCGAGAGCTGCATCTTTTCATCCGCCGCGGCGTGGCCCAGGCCAAGTTCAGCGTGCAGGAGCTGCGCGAGCTCGAGAAGCTGCCGGGCGTGCAGATCATCATCAACGAGGACGATTTCGACCTCGACGATGCCACCGTCGAGCAGGCCGGCAAGGACAAGCTGACCCGTCAGATGGTCGAGGAGCTTTATGCCATCCGCGACATGGCCGAAGATATGGAAGACGACGGCGGTGTCGATTTCGAAGGCAACCCTGCGCCGAAGAAGTATTACTTGCACTTCAATTCCGCGCCCGCCGAGGTGCTGGGCGAGGACGGCAAGGTCGTCGGTCTGCACGTCGAGCGCACCGAAACCGGCGCCGACGGCGTGATGCGCCACACCGGCGAATTCACGGATTACCCGGTCGAGGCCGTCTACCATGCCATCGGCTACAAGCCGGCGAGTGTGCCGGGCGTGGCCTATGACGAGCAACGTAGCGTGCTGGCCAACGAGGAAGGTCGCATTCTGGCCGAGCCTGCGTTCACCGCCGAAACCGGCAAGAGCACCGTCCGCCCGCGTCTTTACGCAACTGGCTGGGCCAAGCGCGGGCCGGTCGGTCTGATCGGCTCCACCAAGTCCGACGCGCTGCTGATCGTCGGCAACATGCTCGACGATCTTTCCAAGGCTGAGGACGTTGACGGAAGCGGCAAGGGTTGCATCGCCGCCGACCGTGACCCCGAGTCCATCGACCGCCTGCTCGCCTTGCGCGGCGTCAAGCCCATCGACTTCGCAGGCTGGAAGAAGGTCGACACCTACGAGCGTGCCGAGGGCGCGAAGGAAGGCCGCGAGCACAAAAAGGTGATCGACCCCGACCAGATGCGTTCGCTCGCGCTGGGCTGA